The Mycobacterium avium subsp. avium genomic sequence GCGGCGTGTTCTTCTTGTCGTCCGCCGCCGCGGTCCACACGATCTCCTTGCGATACGCCTGGTCCCAGTTGAACGACTTGTAGGTCGTGTGCGGGCCGGCGCCGGTGTTCTGGACGACCTTGAGCACCACCGCCTCGGTGCCGCGCGGCGGTATCGCCGACCCGTACTTCGCCGATGTGATGGTCAGCTGGTAGGGCTGATCGCGGGGTGCGGAGGATTTGGCGGCGTTGAGGAAATCGTCGCGCTGCTTGCTGATGAAGTCGGCCACCGGCTGCTCATCGGGGTAGTTGGCCGGGAAGCTGATGTCGACGTTGTAGCCGGGGTCGGCCATCTGGATCTGGCACGTCTGGCCGGTGTTGGCGCCCTTGAGGTCGGCGCAGTAGTCCTTCGGCGCGGCGGCGGCGGCACCGGCAGGGCCGACGAGAACGAGGGCCGCGGCGAACGCTGCCACGCTGAAACTGCGCATGTTGGATCCCTCCCCGAGAACTCACGCTACCGATGCGACGGAATTGAGCTAAAGATAAGCCATCGCGCCGCCGGCCCTGCTTGCCGGACTTCCCGCACGGGCCCGTGGGCCAACGGGCCGCAGGGCAGCACCGGTTGACAAGCGGCATGGAAACGGCCCCCGGAGATTCCTCCGGGGGCCGTTTCACCTGGTAGCCCTCAGTCAGTTCAGTTCGAACATAAGGTTGCACAACTTGCAAGATGATGCTCCTGCAACTGGTCGG encodes the following:
- a CDS encoding RsiV family protein, which translates into the protein MRSFSVAAFAAALVLVGPAGAAAAAPKDYCADLKGANTGQTCQIQMADPGYNVDISFPANYPDEQPVADFISKQRDDFLNAAKSSAPRDQPYQLTITSAKYGSAIPPRGTEAVVLKVVQNTGAGPHTTYKSFNWDQAYRKEIVWTAAADDKKNTPLWRVDDPLATVAPIVQSELQKQTAPPANPNQPAPPANQPASPTPTAPPVTVASAAAYDPANYQSFAITNDGVIFFFDQGRLLPDSAGAPQVLVPRSAIDPMLA